A portion of the Pedosphaera parvula Ellin514 genome contains these proteins:
- a CDS encoding cytochrome c biogenesis protein yields MRKWMPWIVVAIFAVWVGGSLRMPQDRDWAYHQFGRLPVVTGGRTQPFDSLARNSLLQLREKQTANLEPWKEWYDKPKIISASEWVLGVMMKSEEADQWPVFRIDNPDVKSLLSLPADPEPVKKSDGKHYSWAQIQPKLADLRREATRASKVDPSKRQPYDQALLKLWNGQQVYRHLKVALGPAGRGDLDNALKPYQDNVEAGRTAYFAQTEKRAFDEAALDWLVDQTETPLIVPMANASGAKDLQWKRVLQSVIETSNSNSPVDFSIQEYNRMARAYRAGNAGEFNAAVNEYQTKLVENFTPALKEARSEQLFNTIEPFYKAMVLDVCAFLFVLGYWFKPKQWDYLRKTAVAVVLLALVVHTSGLIFRIVLQGRPPVTNLYSSAIFIGWGATILGLVLERFWRNSIGVAVSAIIGFLTLIIAHHLSFGGDTMEMMRAVLDTNFWLATHVVVVTLGYASTFVAGFLAIIYIVLGVFTKVLNADMRKSLNRMIYGIICFAALFSFVGTVLGGIWADQSWGRFWGWDPKENGALIIVLWNALILHARWGGMVKERGLANMALVGNIVTSWSWFGVNMLGIGLHSYGFTDAAFRWLMTFVFSQLVLIGLGLLPRQMWKSFREEENSGAPPTSGKRKKEMASATS; encoded by the coding sequence ATGAGGAAGTGGATGCCTTGGATTGTCGTTGCCATATTTGCGGTTTGGGTAGGTGGTTCCCTCCGCATGCCTCAGGACAGGGATTGGGCCTACCATCAGTTTGGCCGTTTGCCTGTGGTAACGGGCGGTCGCACCCAGCCTTTTGATTCGCTGGCACGAAACAGCCTTTTGCAGTTACGTGAGAAGCAGACTGCGAATTTGGAGCCTTGGAAAGAGTGGTACGACAAGCCGAAGATTATTTCGGCGAGTGAATGGGTTTTGGGAGTGATGATGAAATCGGAAGAGGCGGATCAATGGCCGGTATTCCGCATTGATAATCCCGATGTGAAAAGCCTGCTGTCGCTGCCGGCAGACCCCGAGCCAGTCAAGAAGTCGGATGGAAAGCATTATTCATGGGCGCAGATTCAGCCCAAGCTTGCGGACTTGCGGCGCGAGGCCACTCGAGCATCAAAAGTCGATCCGAGCAAGCGTCAGCCATATGATCAAGCATTACTCAAGCTTTGGAATGGCCAACAAGTTTACAGGCATTTGAAGGTGGCGCTTGGCCCTGCCGGCAGAGGAGACCTGGATAATGCGCTTAAACCTTACCAGGATAATGTGGAGGCAGGACGGACTGCCTACTTCGCGCAAACAGAAAAAAGGGCTTTTGACGAGGCCGCCCTCGACTGGCTCGTGGATCAAACGGAGACGCCGCTGATCGTGCCAATGGCAAATGCATCGGGCGCGAAAGACTTGCAATGGAAGCGGGTGCTTCAAAGCGTTATCGAAACAAGTAATTCCAATTCGCCCGTGGACTTTTCCATTCAAGAATATAATAGGATGGCCAGGGCTTATCGTGCGGGGAATGCTGGCGAATTCAATGCGGCGGTTAATGAATATCAGACCAAATTGGTGGAGAATTTTACGCCTGCCTTGAAGGAGGCTCGCTCGGAACAGTTATTCAACACGATTGAGCCGTTTTATAAGGCCATGGTTTTGGATGTGTGTGCATTTCTTTTTGTACTGGGTTATTGGTTCAAGCCAAAACAGTGGGATTATTTGCGCAAGACCGCGGTTGCGGTGGTTCTGCTGGCGTTGGTGGTGCACACCTCGGGACTTATTTTCCGCATCGTGCTGCAAGGACGTCCGCCTGTAACAAATTTATATTCCTCCGCCATCTTCATCGGCTGGGGAGCAACCATTTTGGGACTGGTGCTGGAGCGTTTTTGGCGGAACTCCATCGGCGTGGCCGTTTCAGCGATCATCGGATTTCTGACTTTGATCATCGCGCATCATTTGAGCTTTGGTGGCGACACCATGGAGATGATGCGTGCGGTTTTGGATACTAATTTCTGGCTGGCGACGCATGTGGTGGTGGTGACGCTGGGATATGCCTCAACTTTCGTGGCCGGTTTTCTGGCGATCATCTACATCGTGTTGGGCGTGTTTACGAAAGTGTTAAACGCCGATATGCGAAAGTCCTTGAACCGCATGATTTATGGAATCATTTGCTTTGCAGCACTATTCAGTTTCGTGGGGACGGTGCTTGGTGGCATCTGGGCCGATCAATCGTGGGGACGTTTCTGGGGCTGGGATCCGAAGGAGAATGGCGCGTTGATTATTGTCCTTTGGAACGCGTTAATTCTTCACGCTCGCTGGGGTGGAATGGTTAAGGAACGGGGACTGGCGAATATGGCCTTGGTAGGTAATATTGTGACGAGTTGGTCATGGTTCGGAGTGAACATGCTGGGAATTGGGCTCCACTCGTATGGATTTACTGATGCAGCCTTCCGCTGGTTGATGACATTTGTATTCAGCCAGTTGGTGTTGATAGGCTTAGGGCTGTTGCCCAGGCAGATGTGGAAGAGTTTCAGAGAAGAAGAAAATAGTGGTGCGCCACCGACGTCTGGCAAGCGTAAAAAGGAGATGGCTTCCGCTACTTCTTAA
- a CDS encoding cytochrome c biogenesis protein ResB, which produces MIDRIVKFFTSLRLTVFCLGVGVVLVFLGTLAQVNEGLYLAQSRWFRSFFVWWGPQGGGWQIPVFPGGYLIGCVLLLNLFAAHIKRFQLSWKKLGINVTHFGIILLLAGQLATDLLSRETQMSFAEGETKKYSENVMRNELVFLTDSATAGEDEVVSIPVSLLKEKKVIHHDKLPFTIRLKEYVENCEIRLRAPMVDTGPPPATQGLGNHHTVLPEPETKESDKRNLPAAVIEVSDSKGVLGTWLVSPWFMDQQEIEVGNKTWRVALRGERHYLPYTVQLLRTTHDVYAGTDIPKNFQSRVRIENPGRGENREVDIYMNNPLRYEGQTFYQYQMGPAEYDLNRASNLQVVRNPSWLTPYVGCLLVGGGMAIQFLMHLVGFISKRRTA; this is translated from the coding sequence ATGATCGACCGTATCGTTAAATTTTTTACTTCGCTCCGGCTGACAGTGTTTTGTCTGGGAGTCGGTGTCGTACTGGTTTTCCTTGGGACTTTGGCGCAGGTGAATGAAGGGTTGTATCTGGCGCAAAGCCGTTGGTTCCGTAGTTTTTTTGTTTGGTGGGGACCTCAAGGCGGAGGATGGCAAATACCTGTTTTTCCCGGTGGTTACCTGATTGGTTGCGTGTTGTTGCTTAATCTATTTGCGGCGCACATAAAGCGCTTTCAGCTTAGTTGGAAGAAGCTGGGCATCAATGTAACTCATTTCGGCATCATTTTGCTTTTGGCAGGACAGTTGGCGACGGATCTCCTTTCCCGTGAAACGCAAATGAGTTTTGCGGAGGGAGAAACCAAAAAGTATTCCGAGAATGTCATGAGGAATGAATTGGTTTTCCTGACTGACTCTGCAACTGCTGGTGAGGATGAGGTTGTTTCAATTCCGGTTTCATTGCTGAAGGAAAAGAAGGTAATCCACCATGACAAATTGCCTTTTACGATACGGCTGAAGGAGTATGTTGAAAATTGTGAAATTAGACTTCGCGCCCCGATGGTCGATACCGGTCCTCCTCCAGCTACTCAGGGATTGGGCAATCATCACACTGTCCTCCCGGAGCCCGAAACAAAGGAGTCGGATAAGCGCAATCTTCCCGCTGCCGTAATTGAAGTGTCAGACAGTAAAGGAGTATTGGGCACCTGGTTGGTTTCCCCCTGGTTTATGGACCAGCAAGAAATTGAAGTTGGCAACAAAACCTGGCGGGTTGCCTTGCGAGGTGAGCGACATTATCTTCCTTACACAGTGCAACTTTTGAGGACTACTCATGACGTTTATGCCGGTACGGATATTCCGAAGAATTTTCAGAGTCGCGTCCGGATTGAAAATCCGGGCAGAGGAGAAAATCGTGAGGTGGACATCTATATGAACAATCCGCTTCGTTATGAGGGCCAAACCTTTTATCAGTATCAAATGGGGCCTGCTGAATACGATCTAAACCGCGCGAGCAATCTTCAGGTAGTAAGGAATCCGAGCTGGCTGACACCTTATGTGGGTTGCCTGCTGGTGGGTGGAGGAATGGCGATTCAATTTTTGATGCATCTGGTTGGCTTTATTTCGAAACGGAGGACCGCATGA
- the rho gene encoding transcription termination factor Rho, translated as MELEPPTKPVESQDEDLEERPAPKDKKDKDSKDVVVNSLNIAKLQAMSMTELNQMAKDLGVENFGTMRKHEVIFHILQKNAERSGVLFSEGVLEVLPEGFGFLRSQSFNYLPCPEDIYVSPSQIRRFDLQTGNLIAGQIRPPKDKERFFALLKVEGVDNEEPDKAKDKTHFDNLTPLFPNKRFLLETAHDELSTRVLDLVCPIGKGTRGLIVAPPRTGKTVLMQKLANAVLKNNPEAYCFILLIDERPEEVTDMERSCRPAEVISSTFDEPPERHVQVAEMVIEKAKRMVEHKRDVVILLDSITRLARAYNTVQPHSGKILSGGVDANALHKPKRFFGAARNIEEGGSLTIIATALVDTGSRMDEVIFEEFKGTGNMEVHLDRHLVDRRIFPSINIELSGTRKEELLYHPEEYNKVVVLRRALTGVPPVESMELMLNKLKKTRSNIEFLLGMGIS; from the coding sequence ATGGAACTTGAGCCGCCAACAAAACCTGTTGAATCGCAGGATGAAGATCTGGAAGAGCGTCCCGCTCCCAAGGACAAGAAGGACAAGGACAGCAAGGATGTCGTCGTCAACTCATTGAACATTGCCAAATTGCAGGCGATGTCGATGACTGAGCTAAACCAGATGGCCAAGGACCTTGGGGTGGAGAACTTCGGCACCATGCGGAAGCATGAGGTTATTTTCCACATCCTCCAGAAAAATGCAGAACGCAGTGGTGTTCTTTTTTCCGAAGGCGTGCTGGAAGTGTTGCCGGAAGGTTTCGGCTTTCTGCGCTCGCAGAGTTTTAATTACTTGCCGTGCCCGGAAGACATTTATGTTTCGCCCTCTCAGATTCGTCGTTTCGATCTGCAGACCGGTAACTTGATTGCCGGCCAGATTCGTCCGCCGAAAGACAAGGAGCGATTCTTCGCGCTGCTCAAGGTTGAAGGTGTCGATAACGAAGAACCGGACAAGGCGAAGGACAAGACGCATTTTGACAACCTCACGCCGCTGTTTCCGAACAAGCGTTTCCTTTTGGAAACCGCTCATGACGAACTGTCCACACGAGTGCTGGACCTGGTCTGCCCAATTGGCAAAGGAACGCGTGGGTTGATCGTCGCCCCGCCGCGCACGGGTAAAACCGTTTTGATGCAGAAACTGGCAAATGCGGTTTTGAAGAATAATCCAGAGGCTTATTGCTTCATCTTGCTGATTGACGAACGTCCTGAAGAAGTGACGGACATGGAACGCAGCTGCCGTCCGGCGGAAGTGATCAGCTCCACCTTCGATGAACCACCTGAACGGCATGTGCAAGTGGCTGAAATGGTGATTGAGAAGGCCAAGCGCATGGTAGAACACAAGCGCGATGTGGTAATCCTGCTCGATTCAATCACGCGTCTGGCCCGTGCTTATAACACCGTCCAGCCACATTCTGGAAAGATTCTTTCTGGTGGTGTCGATGCGAATGCGTTGCACAAACCCAAGAGGTTTTTCGGCGCTGCCCGTAACATTGAGGAGGGTGGCTCGCTGACGATTATTGCGACGGCGCTGGTTGATACCGGTTCCCGCATGGACGAAGTCATTTTCGAAGAATTCAAAGGCACCGGCAATATGGAAGTTCACCTGGACCGCCATCTGGTCGATCGCCGCATATTTCCTTCGATCAACATCGAACTTTCCGGCACGCGTAAGGAAGAGTTGCTGTATCATCCCGAGGAGTACAACAAGGTGGTTGTATTGCGCCGCGCGCTTACGGGTGTGCCGCCGGTCGAATCGATGGAATTGATGCTGAACAAGCTTAAGAAGACCCGGAGTAACATTGAGTTCCTGCTGGGGATGGGAATTAGCTAA
- the rpiB gene encoding ribose 5-phosphate isomerase B has protein sequence MKTILFVCTGNVCRSPMAEGIFRHIMKGRRDFQVMSAGIGAIEGQAPSHYAVQAVKELGIDISKQRSRMLTSELVQQADYIFGMTHSHVDSVYLLYPQAAEKTFLLREFDETLDVFEKDISDPIGGSYEVYENCRDQIEQGIASLLRFVDQGDTGGGAEQESGPAVTFALGSDHGGFELKEVLKRHLTSNGVSVTDLGTHSEESTDYPDFAQTVSQNVISHRAELGLLICTTGVGMCMAANKVPGVRAALVFDEQMAALARRHNDANVICLGAKITAPELAKKIVDAFLNAHFEGGRHERRVIKMENIASSFESKLKTVDPEIATAISHERQRQQENIELIASENFTSLAVMEAQGSVLTNKYAEGYPKKRWYGGCENVDTVEQLAIARARKLFGAEHANVQPHSGSGANMAVYFAFLKPGDKMLTMDLTHGGHLTHGNKANFSGKFFEIVHYGVRKEDELIDYDQLAKMAREHRPKMITVGASAYSRTINFARMGEIAREVGALLLADIAHIAGLVATGLHPSPIEHADFVTTTTHKTLRGPRGGLIMCKERYAKEIDSQAFPGIQGGPLMHVIAAKAVCFHEALQPGFKSYQQQIIKNAKALADGMKRNGYRLVSGGTDNHLMLVDVGAKGLTGKDCQIILDEAGITVNKNTIPFETRSPFQASGIRLGTPAVTTRGMKETEMAAIADMISEVLMDIKNLDTVAEVRHRVRELTARFPLPY, from the coding sequence ATGAAGACCATCCTTTTTGTCTGCACTGGAAATGTTTGCCGCAGCCCAATGGCTGAGGGGATATTCCGTCACATCATGAAAGGGAGGAGAGATTTCCAGGTAATGTCCGCCGGGATTGGCGCGATTGAGGGCCAGGCACCCAGCCATTATGCGGTTCAGGCAGTAAAGGAGCTTGGAATTGATATCTCCAAGCAGCGCAGCCGGATGCTCACTTCAGAACTGGTCCAGCAGGCGGACTACATTTTTGGGATGACCCACAGTCATGTGGACAGTGTATATCTGCTTTATCCGCAAGCGGCTGAGAAGACGTTTCTGCTCCGCGAATTTGACGAAACGCTCGACGTTTTTGAAAAGGACATCAGTGATCCCATTGGGGGTTCCTATGAGGTTTATGAGAACTGCCGCGATCAGATCGAACAAGGCATAGCTTCGTTGTTACGATTTGTTGATCAAGGGGACACAGGAGGCGGTGCGGAACAGGAGAGTGGGCCGGCGGTTACCTTTGCCCTGGGTTCTGATCATGGGGGCTTTGAATTAAAGGAAGTCCTCAAGCGTCATTTGACGAGCAATGGTGTGAGTGTGACAGATCTCGGGACGCATTCCGAGGAATCCACTGACTATCCGGACTTTGCCCAGACGGTTTCACAAAATGTAATCAGTCATCGGGCAGAGTTGGGGTTGCTGATCTGCACAACCGGTGTGGGCATGTGCATGGCGGCGAACAAGGTGCCTGGGGTTCGCGCTGCGTTGGTGTTTGATGAGCAAATGGCAGCCCTCGCCCGACGGCACAATGATGCCAATGTAATTTGTCTGGGAGCAAAAATCACAGCTCCAGAACTGGCCAAAAAGATTGTGGACGCCTTCCTTAACGCGCACTTTGAAGGCGGTCGTCATGAACGGCGCGTAATTAAAATGGAAAATATTGCCTCCTCATTTGAATCGAAGCTTAAGACCGTCGACCCTGAAATTGCCACTGCCATTTCTCACGAACGGCAACGCCAACAGGAAAATATCGAATTAATCGCCAGCGAAAACTTTACCAGTCTGGCCGTGATGGAGGCACAAGGTTCCGTGCTGACCAACAAATACGCGGAAGGTTACCCCAAGAAACGTTGGTATGGGGGGTGTGAGAACGTCGATACGGTCGAACAACTTGCAATTGCGCGGGCCCGCAAATTATTTGGTGCCGAACATGCGAACGTGCAGCCGCATTCCGGCAGCGGCGCCAACATGGCGGTTTATTTTGCGTTTCTGAAGCCCGGGGACAAGATGTTGACCATGGACCTGACCCATGGCGGGCATTTGACGCACGGGAATAAGGCAAATTTTTCAGGCAAGTTTTTCGAGATCGTTCATTACGGTGTCCGCAAAGAAGATGAGCTGATTGATTATGATCAGCTTGCCAAGATGGCGCGTGAACATCGGCCCAAGATGATTACTGTCGGAGCGAGTGCTTACTCGCGAACCATCAACTTCGCTCGAATGGGGGAAATTGCGCGTGAAGTTGGGGCATTGCTGCTGGCGGACATAGCGCATATTGCGGGTCTGGTAGCTACGGGGTTGCATCCCAGTCCGATTGAACATGCAGATTTTGTAACCACGACGACGCACAAGACATTGCGCGGACCGCGCGGGGGATTGATCATGTGTAAGGAGCGTTATGCCAAGGAAATAGATTCCCAGGCATTTCCAGGCATCCAGGGCGGGCCTTTAATGCATGTGATTGCAGCGAAAGCAGTTTGCTTTCACGAAGCCCTGCAGCCGGGTTTTAAAAGCTACCAACAGCAGATTATAAAGAATGCCAAAGCACTGGCTGATGGCATGAAACGGAATGGCTATCGGCTGGTGAGTGGAGGAACTGACAACCACTTGATGTTGGTGGATGTGGGGGCCAAAGGCTTGACTGGCAAGGATTGCCAAATCATATTGGATGAAGCAGGTATAACCGTAAATAAAAACACCATTCCTTTCGAGACACGCTCCCCATTCCAAGCCAGCGGTATCCGACTGGGCACGCCTGCGGTAACAACACGAGGGATGAAAGAAACTGAGATGGCGGCGATTGCGGACATGATCAGCGAGGTTTTGATGGACATCAAGAATCTTGACACCGTAGCGGAGGTGCGCCATCGTGTCCGTGAATTGACTGCAAGATTTCCCTTGCCGTATTGA
- a CDS encoding S41 family peptidase — translation MKFLGRIIWGAGILAFLTGAGSVRAEATNDLPDFSEVYSLLKEHLSGETPAALDRAAVQGLISQLHSRVSLTSESTGTNAQGQSQAPILAKSALFDGPIAYFQIGQVKEGLADQLKNAYKQLDGTNKLKGVILDLRFADGRDYGAAASVADLFLSKEQPLLDMGNGVVKSKENPDAISLPVAILVNQKTAAAAEALAAVLRSTDRAMIIGTNTAGEASIDKLYPLKNGQTLRIATSEIRLGDGNPLPAQGIKPDIQVAVSPEDERSYVADPFKEIITPSNLLATTGNSGTNGAATTNRTFRRLNEAELMRERKEGLRDLDSVVPSSTPAQSADTEKPVVRDPVLGRALDLIKGIAAIKQFRPS, via the coding sequence ATGAAGTTTTTGGGACGAATTATTTGGGGTGCTGGTATCCTTGCTTTCCTAACGGGAGCGGGGTCGGTGAGGGCTGAAGCAACGAACGATCTGCCTGATTTCAGCGAAGTTTATAGCCTGCTCAAGGAACATTTGTCAGGAGAAACTCCGGCGGCCCTGGATCGGGCGGCAGTGCAAGGACTTATCTCGCAATTGCATTCGAGAGTTTCGCTGACTTCTGAAAGCACTGGGACCAATGCGCAAGGACAGTCCCAGGCGCCGATACTGGCCAAATCAGCATTATTCGACGGGCCGATCGCATACTTCCAAATTGGCCAGGTCAAGGAGGGATTGGCAGACCAACTCAAGAATGCCTACAAGCAACTGGATGGCACCAACAAGTTGAAAGGTGTGATACTTGATTTACGTTTTGCTGATGGACGTGATTATGGTGCGGCTGCGTCGGTGGCGGACTTGTTTCTCAGCAAGGAGCAGCCACTTCTGGATATGGGAAACGGGGTCGTCAAGTCAAAGGAGAATCCCGATGCAATTTCGTTGCCGGTCGCCATTTTGGTAAATCAGAAGACGGCGGCGGCGGCGGAGGCTTTGGCAGCCGTTTTGCGCTCAACAGACAGAGCCATGATCATTGGAACCAATACTGCGGGCGAAGCCAGCATCGACAAACTGTATCCGTTAAAAAATGGCCAAACACTAAGAATTGCGACTTCGGAAATCAGGTTAGGGGACGGAAACCCACTGCCGGCACAAGGGATCAAGCCGGATATCCAAGTAGCGGTGAGTCCGGAGGATGAAAGGTCCTACGTGGCCGATCCTTTCAAGGAAATCATCACACCATCAAATTTGTTGGCGACGACAGGAAATTCCGGTACAAATGGGGCAGCTACGACCAATCGGACGTTTCGCCGGCTGAACGAGGCCGAGTTGATGCGTGAACGGAAGGAAGGACTGAGGGATTTGGATAGTGTGGTGCCTTCTTCCACCCCCGCCCAGTCGGCGGATACTGAAAAGCCGGTCGTGCGGGATCCGGTTTTGGGACGGGCGCTGGATTTGATTAAAGGGATTGCGGCAATAAAGCAATTCCGGCCCTCCTGA
- the purD gene encoding phosphoribosylamine--glycine ligase: protein MKLLVIGSGGREHALVWKLAQSPHVTQMWCAPGNAGIAQERLAKNQSTMECVNIGAEDFPKLLDFAKEKKIDLTVVGPDNPLALGIVDLFQKHGLKIWGPNQKAAQFEASKVFSQDFMEKYGIPTAKAGTFSNVAMAKGFAESLGGRCAVKADGLALGKGVLICSSTAEANRAIDEILVNKAFGIAGAKVVIQEFLEGPEISLHALCDGKTAKLFPTAQDHKRALDGDQGLNTGGMGTYSPAPFLSDAELGAVGKSILDPWLKGCAAEGIDFHGILYPGVMLTKNGPKVLEFNARFGDPEAQVYLTRLENDLVELLDASASGNLDRIELKWSLMSSVCVVMASGGYPGSYAKGKIIAGLTEAGQLPHTKVFHAGTTMAGEEVVTNGGRVLGVTAWAKDLSAAKAAAYLAVEKIAFDGAQFRRDIAAKALG, encoded by the coding sequence ATGAAACTTTTGGTCATCGGTTCAGGTGGACGTGAGCATGCGCTGGTGTGGAAGCTGGCGCAGTCGCCGCATGTCACGCAGATGTGGTGTGCGCCGGGGAATGCGGGAATTGCACAGGAAAGACTGGCGAAAAACCAGTCGACTATGGAATGCGTGAACATCGGGGCGGAAGATTTCCCGAAGCTGCTGGATTTTGCGAAGGAGAAGAAAATTGATTTGACGGTGGTTGGGCCGGACAATCCGCTGGCGTTGGGAATTGTGGATTTGTTCCAGAAGCATGGCTTGAAGATTTGGGGACCAAACCAGAAAGCGGCGCAGTTCGAGGCGTCGAAGGTTTTTTCGCAGGATTTCATGGAGAAGTATGGAATTCCGACTGCGAAAGCAGGGACGTTTTCCAATGTGGCGATGGCGAAGGGGTTTGCGGAATCGCTGGGCGGACGTTGCGCAGTCAAGGCGGACGGTTTGGCGCTGGGTAAGGGAGTTTTGATTTGCAGCAGCACAGCGGAGGCGAACCGGGCGATTGATGAGATTTTGGTAAATAAAGCCTTTGGCATTGCGGGGGCGAAGGTGGTAATTCAGGAATTTTTGGAAGGGCCGGAAATTTCATTGCACGCTTTGTGCGATGGGAAGACCGCGAAGCTGTTTCCTACAGCGCAGGATCATAAGCGTGCCCTGGATGGTGACCAAGGATTGAACACTGGCGGCATGGGCACTTATTCACCAGCACCGTTCCTGAGCGATGCAGAGTTAGGAGCAGTAGGAAAAAGCATTCTTGATCCATGGCTGAAAGGGTGTGCGGCGGAGGGAATTGATTTTCACGGAATTTTATATCCCGGGGTGATGTTGACGAAAAACGGACCGAAGGTTTTGGAGTTTAACGCGCGGTTCGGTGATCCGGAGGCGCAGGTCTATTTGACGCGGTTGGAGAATGACCTGGTAGAATTGCTGGACGCCAGTGCGAGCGGGAATTTGGACAGGATAGAGCTGAAGTGGAGTCTGATGAGCTCGGTCTGCGTGGTGATGGCATCAGGCGGATATCCCGGCAGTTATGCCAAGGGAAAAATAATCGCGGGCTTGACGGAAGCGGGGCAATTGCCCCATACCAAGGTTTTTCATGCTGGCACTACAATGGCAGGGGAAGAAGTAGTGACCAACGGGGGACGTGTGCTCGGGGTGACAGCCTGGGCGAAAGATTTGTCAGCCGCGAAAGCCGCGGCCTACCTGGCAGTGGAAAAAATTGCATTCGACGGCGCGCAGTTTCGACGCGATATTGCGGCCAAAGCGCTGGGGTAA
- the purM gene encoding phosphoribosylformylglycinamidine cyclo-ligase, protein MKQKAYAKAGVDIDLGNRVKATLPQLLASTHRPEVLGKVGGFGGLFALDVKKYKQPVLVSSTDGVGTKLKLAFAMDKHDTIGEDLVNHCVDDIAVLGAEPLFFLDYIGTGKLKPHVFKELIEGFARGCAKSNCALIGGETAQMPGFYQPGEYDVSGTIVGVVEKSKMLTGRTIKKGDVVIGLASSGLHTNGYSLARQIFFEKLKMKPTTRVPELKNTIGAELLKVHVSYGPLVQKLLKKFDAKGGAKIIKGLAHITGGGFVDNIPRVLPKNCDVVIKKGSWEMLPIFKIIQAKGGVPEDELYQVFNMGIGMTIIVAAEKAEAVLKEIFAAKQKAWVIGEVVKGKGEARVV, encoded by the coding sequence ATGAAACAAAAAGCTTACGCCAAAGCGGGTGTGGATATCGATTTGGGAAATCGCGTGAAGGCCACGTTGCCACAATTGCTCGCCTCCACACATCGCCCCGAGGTGCTGGGAAAGGTGGGCGGATTCGGTGGGCTCTTCGCTTTAGACGTCAAAAAATACAAGCAACCGGTGTTGGTCTCGAGCACGGACGGCGTAGGGACGAAGTTGAAGCTGGCGTTCGCGATGGACAAGCACGACACGATTGGCGAGGACCTGGTGAATCATTGCGTGGATGATATTGCGGTGCTGGGAGCGGAGCCGTTGTTCTTTTTGGATTATATTGGAACAGGAAAACTGAAACCGCATGTGTTCAAGGAATTGATCGAGGGTTTTGCGCGTGGTTGTGCGAAAAGTAATTGTGCGTTGATCGGCGGCGAGACGGCGCAGATGCCGGGATTTTATCAACCGGGTGAGTATGACGTGAGCGGGACGATTGTGGGCGTGGTGGAGAAGTCGAAGATGCTCACTGGTCGCACGATCAAGAAAGGGGACGTGGTGATCGGGCTGGCTTCGAGCGGATTGCATACGAACGGTTATTCGCTGGCGCGGCAGATTTTCTTCGAGAAATTGAAGATGAAGCCTACGACGCGCGTGCCGGAATTGAAGAACACGATTGGTGCTGAGCTTTTGAAGGTGCACGTGAGTTACGGCCCGTTGGTACAGAAATTGTTGAAGAAATTTGATGCGAAGGGTGGAGCGAAAATCATCAAGGGATTGGCGCATATTACCGGCGGCGGATTTGTTGATAACATTCCACGCGTGCTGCCGAAGAATTGCGATGTGGTGATTAAGAAGGGATCGTGGGAAATGTTGCCGATCTTCAAGATCATCCAGGCGAAGGGTGGCGTACCTGAGGACGAGCTTTACCAGGTGTTCAATATGGGCATTGGGATGACGATCATCGTGGCTGCGGAGAAAGCCGAGGCGGTGTTGAAGGAGATTTTTGCGGCGAAGCAAAAGGCGTGGGTGATTGGTGAAGTGGTGAAGGGCAAGGGCGAGGCGAGGGTGGTGTAA